agaagcaaaactgGCAAGTAGTCTACACTAAATCAATCTTGTATACTTCAGTGTTAAACAATTTGGTTACCTCTAGTTATTATCTCATTCAACACTCTGGAATTAATCTCACCTTCTGATTCatattctcttgctttttgtttcaaGTCCTCTATTACCAGGTAGACATCCCTGTCCCGGACCCTGTTGCGTTCTGAAAGGTGATGCAAAATCTGTGTTGTCCGCGGATTCACTTCATATTGTGGAATGGGAtgatctccaaatatttttttcaaccaGGCAGCAACCTAACCATTACAAGGGATACAAATTTTGTAAGCCTTGTTTTTTGCAATAGCACGAAGAAAATATGGCCAAGACGTGATGAGTAGCAAAGGAAATGCTTTCCATGAATATTCTGGCATCCTACTTACTTCACATCCTAATTTGTCTTTAGGGAGAGAGATATCAGATGTCAGGAAATAAAAAGTGAGCAAGCACAATAAATAAAACTACCAGAAAACAATCTATCCTTTCTCAAAGCTACGAAAGCAGTATAGGCTAATATGTTACATCACTCGAATAACTTTAAAGCTCAATATGCAGGTGCTGAGGCATTATTACAGTTGCAAAGTCTGAAAAAAGGGTGGTCCTCAACACACCACAAGACTCGCAATGCCAGGAAACTCCTAGAGCTGGGATGCGAGACACTGAAGCAGGTCTGGTGTGAAAATTCTGGTAGGAAGCAGCAGTGGACGGCTAGGCTTGGCTGGAAGTTGACTTTGGGTTCAGAAGTCCCCCTCCAGTCTCCAGGGGTAGGTTTCGTACCAGGGGGCTCTCCTCAAACCCTCTCCAAGCCCGAATCCTGGCAGGGAAGGCCGGGAAGGAAGGGAAACTCCCTTTccaagggtgggggtggggggcgatgGTCTAAggagggtggggcggggaggctCACAGATCTTGAAGGCGGGGCTAGATATGGACCAGCAGAGGAACAAAGTAAAAGTGGCGTGCCCAGGAGATCCGCCAGCAGGGTGGGTGTATCAAAGACGCGGTTTCTGGGATGCCGCAAAGCCCCGCTCCCGCGCCATCACCTGCGCCTCTTTCTCCTCCAGCGCTTCCATAGCCGTCACTCCCGCCACTTCTCGAGCAGCTTCTCGCGGGACAAGGGCCCCGCTTGCTCTGACAACTCCGCCCGCACACCGTTGGGCACGCCCCCTTTGGGTCCCAGGATTTCTGGGAGTTGTAGTTTTTACTAGGACTCCAGGCGCTGAGCCCTTCGACTAGGCTGGTCCAAGGCTTCAGCACTGCAAGGCTCTCCTCCGTTACCACCTCGCAGCTCTCTGCGCTCTCCATGGTATCACCTCCAGGACGAGAACTAAAGCTGCCTAGAGCCaggctgttttttctttctaaatgtgcTGGAGACTGTTTTAAAACGGCATACAACTGCTGGCACTGGCACTGCCACTCAGCCATTCTTGCATTCATTTCTTGCATTTCCTAAAGTTCTCTCCTTCCATCACTCTGTAGTTAACGCCATGAGAGGTTCTTTATATTTCTACGGGAATGTAtagttttctgtgttttcctatttttgtttcattctcaCAGGAATCCTGTAAAATAGATGGACACACATTATTTTACCTATTTTCACATTAAAACCACACACTCGGAGTATATGACTTGACCAAGATGAGGTGGTAGAGCTGGAATCTGACCACAGTGTTCTGATTCCTATTGGGTGTTTCAGTCTCCTCAGGTTATACCATGCTGCTGTCCACAACCTCCTGTAGTATACTGTTACATTAGGAAACGTAGACCATGTACTTAACTTTCTGTGATATGTAGTTTAACATCAAATTGTGGATAACTTAGCACCAAATATCTTTTTCCTAAGTCATATgcctattttaaatgattaaactTTTCAACGAAATTCAGCTAACTAGCCAGCACCATACTGTATggctttcttattctttttttgtttgttttggttaaaTATGTATCTGCTCATTAACTAAATTCCAGATAAGTGGTGGGGAAAGTTATCTTTTTGCCCTTTGTCCACTTTCATCACTACAAGTTTTACAAAATATTCCTGAACTTTGTTTTTACAAACCAAAATTTTACCTGTTCCTACACCTAATTTCCAGGAGGACTGTCGTATGTATCCATGGCTCATCTTGAAAAGAAAGTAGAATATTGGAGAAAGGGATTGATGGCCATATAGTATTTCCAAGCTGTTTTAGGAGATGACTGTTATAACCCATATTCATATGCCCCACCCAAATTAAGGTTTTGTGTAAACCAGGATTTGGTGGATGAAGCTGAAATATCCTTCTTAGTACAGCCGCAAGTGAAGGCAACGTTAATAGTCTCCACTATCACAAAATACCcaacatccccccacccccgccaaattCTCTACATATCACAAAAATCTCAATATCACCAAAAAATCTGTAGGAGGAACAAAAGTTCCGCCCTGATTTCATTGGGTTGGTATAGAAAGTTATTTTCATCATTTCCCTTTTACTTCAAATGAAAAAGTGAAGTCCCTACTGTCATGAAACTAGTTGCTTGTAGAGGAAAAATTGAGCCCTAGCCCACTCTCGAATGAGACTTTTGATTCTGGACCATTCTTCTCAGGATTGGCAACCACTCTATTTGAATTTGTGcttgttatacttttttttttaaaacctatttccttttatttatttatcttaattaatttttggctgcgttggatcatcgttgctgcaggcgggctttctttGGTtcaggtgagtgggggctactctttattgtcgagtgcgggtttctcactgcagtagtttctgttgttgtggagcacgggctctaggcacgtgggcttcagtatttgcagcacgccggctcagtagttgtggcttgtaggctctacagcgcaggctcggtagtcatggtgcaggggcttagttgctccgtggcatgtgggatcttcccagaccagggctggaatccatgtctcctgcattggcaggcagattcttaaccactgtgccaccagggaggtccccatgctcgttatactttttttttaaaaaacaatttgctCTAATTCGCAAACAGGATTCTTTTAAATCGAATCTAAAAGAACTGCGATTCTCCAATTTGAGTGCTTATCAGATCATCTAGAATGGTGTGGACGCTTTTCAAAGATTCAGATTGCCCCCAGTTTTTGACTCCGAGGGTCTGGAGTGTTAGCCAGCGATCTGCGGATTAATCCGCGTTAATTCTCCCAGCAGGAAACGCTCTGCTGCCAAACCGCCCATTTGAAATTACTGTTGACTGCACCTACATCACCAAGGTTTTATAGCTGTAGCTTCGGACCCGCCACAATTAACCCCCCTGACAGTCAAGCTAGCCGCGCCCCAGGACGGGGTGACGCCACCATCATTTCCCTGCCGGGATGCGGTCTGGTAACTGCTTCTTGGCCGGTTCCGCTACCCATGTGGTCGCCCAGGGCAACCATAAGGTCGACGCGAAAGATCAAAGTAAATGGGTAACCAATGCCTGGGCCGAGGCTGGCAAAGGTCTAATTAATCATTTGGAGGTTCAAATCTAAAAACGAtacttaaaaaaagtaattaccGGCAGATTCGCGTCCGGGGGAGGGGCGGTACTTCCGGGTCACGTGTGCTGGCGCCTTGACCTTCCTCGCAGCTCGGCCATTTTGTCCCAGTCAGTCCAGAGGCTGCGGCTGCAGAGAAAGCACCTGAGGAAGAGCAGCGAAGATGCTATCCGTGCGCGTCGCTGCGGCCGTGGCCCGCGCCCTCCCTCGGCGGGCCGGGCTGGTGAGCGCGGGGTCCCGGCGGCAGGGAGGGGGCTCGGCGGCAGTAGGTGGTGATGCACGGGCTCGGCCGCTCTTTCTGCGCGGAGGCTGAGGGGCTGTGTTGGGCCTCGCCATCTTGCTCCGCTGGCCACTCGGGCTGTCCTGGGCTGGCGGCGGAAGGGCCCTTTGGTCGCCCCGTGCGGGAGGGTTCCGAGTGCTGCAGGGGAGACAGTGACCTTCGTGTTATCCAGAGATGGCGCCTCCGGAGGATTCCAGTCTTTGTCTGAGAGAGGCCTTGAGTGAAGGTCAGGACTGGGGCGCTAGTTTTACGAGGCCTGCTGCGAAACGGCGAGGTTCGGTCCCGCTGCTTCTCCGGGACTTCCTCGTTGAAGGTCAGAGCACTGTTGTCAGGCCTGGTTGAAGCGAGCTTGGGGAGCCTGACATTGTATTGAAGGTCAGCAGGCCCCAGGCTTCCACCTTTTCGCCGAGGTCGGTTCAGAGGACATCAATAAGTGAAGGTGGCTTTCTGAATGCTTCAGTAGGCGGTCTCTTAGTGCTGAATAGTGAAACGATCAAGAAAACACCGTCCAGGTGCAAATACGCATTTCACTGCGGCCGATACCTTGACAGCAGAGGAGCTGGCTTCTTCTAAATTGTCCTAGTCAGGCAGATTTTCCTTTGAGGTGCTTTGACGTGTTTTAAGATTCCTTGAGGAATCGTTAGTGTTTGAGAaatcaagtaaaataaagtaGAACATAGGTTGGAAAAAACCTGTGGAGGTCAGTGCCCTTCATTACTAATATCACTTGGAGTTACGGAAATAACTTTTAGGTCCTGTGTAAACACTTttacttgttctttcattttaagaGTAATCTCAGTTTGGGAGGTGAAATAAATATATTGGTCATTTTACTACCTTAACAACCTTTGGTACCGTTTtggatttctcaaaaaaaaaaaaaagcgtttttCATGATTTTCATCCAGGTCCTATAGAAGGGAGTGTCTTCGGAATTGACATTGACCAACCACAGTGTTTCAACTTGAAGGAAGAGGGGTCCAGATTACTGCAAGCTTTGTTGACATTcgttggcattttttttttaaaaagtgcatgtGCCATATCTCTTAGTTTCTAATCAAACTCTAACATTtacaggctttttatttttaaggttgaaatagaaaatctattgAGATTTGCCCCTTTTAGGAAGCAGTTTATCAAATTGAGAATTTCCACAACTCAATTGAAATATATCTAAAGTCAAAATAATATTATCTGatgcctttaaaaagaaagatattttgttagctgttgctttttaaaatatgctctGCTTTTTTTAGCATATTTATTGTGTACCAGGAGCTGCATAATAAATTTTCACATAGATCAAAAGTGCTTTCTCAGGTGGTTAATATTTATGCTGATAATTTGATCAGGCCAAGCCTGCGTTTGTTTAAGCTTGCTAGTTttataaagacttttttaaaaattaaattaaaaaaaaaatctttgcactAGGTCTCCAAAAATGCTTTGGGGTCATCCTTCATTgctgtaaggaacctccatgcctCTAACTCTCGTCTTCAGAAGACTGGTAAGTTGTTAATTCTGTGTCTACACCACACTTACTACCTTGCGATTAAGTGAAAAATGAAGTTACGTAGGTTACATACCTATTGTggatgttttgggttttttccattagttagtgttttctttcaattttagttACTATGGAATCTCAGATTCTTAACCCATAATGAGCCATTTAGCCCTGTCTTGGTAGGTTCTCTTGTTCTAGTGAAATGAACTATAATtatgtatttctcttttgatgttagtacaggttcttttttttctcataatgaaTGCTCCTTTGGTGGAAACAAAGTATATGTCAGGTGGTGGGCACCGTTTCTGATCTATGAATATTTTCCTCTcctaaaaaacactgaaaaaaagcaGGTAATTTTTACCTCTATGTTTTTCAAAGACAGTAATTGGTAAGCTATACCTGGCAGTCTGAATTTGCACATTGTAAATGCAATAGAGAGGTGAGGAGGTAAGCTTAGGAAGATGCTGTAGGTTGGGGAATTTCTTTTGATATGTGCATTAGGGCTTTTGAAATAAAGTTAGGTATCTCCCACATGCTGAGATGAAGAATAGTACCTGCATCCttttaaaggaaaagttacaGGTTTTCCTCACTATTTGAAAGTGGAACATTCTAATGAAACCTTTCCTTAGCTGAAATGGCTAAAGTGTGAAGAAGCGATTACCcttttttgtaaaagtgaaatgGCATAAATGGAACTTTCAAAAAGAGGGGGATACCTGTACTTACACTTTGTTAaacagttgccttttttttttggctgcgaggcggGAACTTAGTTCCaagaccagggattgagcctgcgccttcagcagtgaaagcacagagtcctaaccactggatcaccagagaactcccaaagagttgctttttaaaatacactgcattttaaaaatatgctttttataGAGTTTAGTTTGAGTTATATTCAAATTTTAACATAAATACAGATTTCCTAGAGATTAAACCAAAGAATTACAAGataggaaatgtttattttaagagTATTGCTTAATTTGATTAGCTCCTTATCTGGTTTACATTTGTCTCGTGAAGTTTTCTCTCAGTCACTTGGATTCATTTTCATAGTGGTAGGTATCAAGCTTTTTTGAATAGAATGTTGGACATTATGTTTTAGAATgcaatttgattattatgatCACAACTCTAGTTTATACATTGTTAGGGAAATGAGTTTTGAAAAGGTCTTTGGCCCAGGCTCTTTTTGTAATGGAATTGTCCTCTCTTAATAGGCACTGCTGAGGTGTCCTCTATTCTTGAAGAGCGTATTCTTGGAGCTGATACCTCTGTTGACCTTGAAGAGACTGGGCGTGTTTTAAGTATTGGTGATGGTATTGCCCGTGTACATGGGCTGAGAAATGTTCAAGCAGAAGAAATGGTAGAGTTTTCTTCAGGTTTAAAGGTGaattataaaatgagattttGATGTTTTAACATTGGTGTCTCCTCAGTTATTCATTTAGTAATTCAGAGAttgtgtaagatttttttttttaactttgaatctGAATCtgcttcagtttttgtttgtcattATTATAgattgtgaaaaaaataaattttttgttaaTCAAACTTTTTACCCTAGGGACTGATTTACACATAAGTTGTAAACATTAGCATTGAAATATAAAACTGAGTAAATCTTCACCCAGATTTTGAGAAGTTCAAGTCTGTTTGTAGCTGTTAAGATCATCCTATACGAAAGCATttgataattttaattaaattcatttccggtgaaaagttgaaagccacTGACTTTGTATTTCTAGTAAGAGTGGATCTGTTGTTGAAAAGTGAGCTAGTGATGTAGCTATCAAGCTCTCTAATGATACAAGTCTACTTTTTTCTATTAGATTGAGCCTAGTTGGGAAGTAAGGTGAGAAAAGTTGTAGGAGTCACGGGTTCTCTGATGAAAGCAGAGCATGATATCCAGGTGGACCAGGGGCAGTAGAATTATCCACTAATCACACAGGGGGAAAGATCTTCTTGGTCTGCTTGGTAGTGTCCAGTGTGGAAAAAGAGCCTGTTGGTATGCAAGACTAATTATGGAGCCGAAAGTTTTATCAGTAGCTCTCAGACCTTGGCTAAGAATTTAACCTCTCATCTATAGTGTATATAACTTTGAGAGGTTAGGCTGAAATAGATGAACTGAATttccttttagctttttttttggctgtgttgggtcttcgttgctgcacatcacatgggctttctctagttgtggcgagcaggggctactcttcattgcggtgcactgccttcttattgcagtggcttctcttgttacagagcacaggctctagctgcgtgggctcagtagttgtgactcgcaggctcagtagttatggcgcacaggcttagttgctccgcggcatgtgggatcttcccggaccagggctcaaacccgtgtcccctgcactggcagacggattcctaaccactgcgccaccagggaagtcccaacagggcaattattaatttaaattttaaatagtcacatgtgaTTAGTGACTACTCTGTTGAACATCAGATATTCAGACTAAAGATTTTGTACCTGTGATGATATTCCATGATATTCCTCTGTATTTAGTGTAAGTAATTCTCCAGAGCTTCATTTATTGACCAGAGTCAGTTCCTGGACTAGCCTTTTTGCTTTGGTTGTGATTTAGGGACTTAAAGTCTTAGCATTTTGAAATATGATTGTAATGATGAGAGATGACCCAGCACTGTCATATTATATAGATTTGTTCTTGATTAAGTagcttttaatttaactttttactaACCTGATGGGTACAGGTTCTGACtagatagttttttaaaattgttcatgGAGTTCTCACAAATGTGAATCAAGCATGTCTTAAAATTCCCAGTTGACCTTGATCGCTTTATTTCATACTGGCACCCAGTTCAAAAACCATAGTCAAAGGAAATGCAGTAGAAAAAGCTTAAACTGTTcaatttctttgcttcttttagtTCTTAGAGGATGTGATAAGGTGCTTCTTAGGCTTATAATTCTAACCTGTAATTATTCAATGGAACATGTTGCTGTTTTAGAAGTCTTAACTAAGGAAGATTTTTCATTGGAAAAATACTCATGAGTAAACCAGATCTGAAAAGTCAATATTACTCTTTCCCTCTATTTTCATATGTAGTGTAAGTATATGGGAAGAAGTGCCACTCAGGCTTCATGGGTATTCAATTGTGTCTTTTGTATAGGGTATGTCTCTGAACTTGGAACCTGACAATGTTGGTGTTGTTGTGTTTGGAAATGATAAACTAATTAAGGAAGGAGATATTGTGAAGAGAACTGGGGCTATTGTGGATGTTCCAGTCGGCGAGGAGCTGTTGGGTCGTGTAGTAGATGCCCTTGGTAATGCCATTGATGGAAAGGTAGGTTTAACATTTATTAGATGTGGTTGTAGCTTCTAACAAAGAGCCAAACTGATTGGTCTGgggtttctttttatcatttaacAGGGTCCAATTGGTTCCAAGACCCGAAGGCGAGTTGGTCTGAAAGCCCCTGGGATCATTCCTCGAATCTCTGTGCGGGAACCAATGCAGACTGGCATTAAGGCTGTGGACAGCTTAGTGCCGATTGGTCGCGGTCAACGTGAGCTGATTATTGGTGACCGACAGACTGGGTAAAGACTTGATAGCTTGTTGAAAAGTTCTAACTAAAATTTGCTCTGTGGAAAGATTACTTTTAGGCTTGGAATGGTAAATACTTTGGATATCCAGGAGAGAGTAGAATATGatgtgaggaggaagaggaagaggagtgaAATTTAAGTTGGGGGATCCTTTGAAGTGTTTagtaatatttatgtttattttctctttttaaagcaaaacgTCAATTGCTATTGACACAATCATTAACCAGAAACGATTCAATGATGGAACTGATGAAAAGAAGAAGCTATACTGTATCTACGTTGCTATTGGTCAGAAGAGATCCACTGTTGCCCAGTTAGTGAAGAGACTTACAGATGCAGGTATTAAGGAACTGTAGTCTCGTTATCTGGGATGCTGCTAATCTTAGGATAGCTTATGCTTAATGTAGGCTGATTTTAATTACTCCTTAATGACCTGAAGTTTCTAATATAAATCAATACAAAAGTAATATGTAAAAAACTAGTATAAAACAGCAGCTAACTTTTAAGGTTCTGTCAGTTTCTTTAAAGTAGAAGCTATTTGGATAATTTTAATAGTAAGTCACAGTAGTAAAGCACTTAGATAATTTTTATTCTAGTCTCTAATCTAAAATCACAGTATTGATAAccatataaaacttaaaatttattttcttctcagacGCCATGAAGTACACCATTGTGGTTTCAGCTACTGCTTCGGATGCTGCCCCACTTCAGTACCTGGCTCCTTATTCTGGATGTTCTATGGGAGAATATTTTAGGGATAATGGCAAACATGCTTTGATCATTTATGACGACTTATCCAAACAGGtcaaatgaaatgtatttttagaCTCTGTATGTTGGTGCCCCAGTGGTAGTTGACAAATGTAGCTTCTGTCTAATAGGTGAACTTCACAACCCTTTTCTATACCATAGGCTGTTGCTTACCGTCAGATGTCTCTGCTGCTCCGCCGACCCCCTGGTCGTGAGGCCTATCCTGGTGATGTGTTCTACCTACACTCCCGTCTGCTAGAGAGAGCAGCCAAAATGAACGATGCTTTTGGTGGTGGCTCCTTGACTGCTTTACCAGTCATAGAGACACAGGCTGGTGATGTGTCTGCTTACATTCCAACGAATGTCATTTCCATCACTGACGGACAGGTATTGATTTTATGATTAAATAAGTGTGAAAGCTTTGGATGATTTGAAGGCATTGGTTGAGATTAGTAGTTTTGAACtaatttgttaaatgctttttagttttcattatgGAAACTCTCAAACGTgaagagaatagtataatgaaacCCCACATATCCCACCCATTTATCAATTCGTGGTATAGTGTACttcattcttgctttctttttaccCACTATTCTCTTCCCTGTataattttgaagcaaatcctgGAGAAATCACACTTCACCTGTATAAGATTCAATATAAATATGATACCTGTTCTTTTCGCATCTCACTCACATTTCCTAATCTCAGCAATAGAATATTCAGGTTGATTGGGTTGTGAAAGATTTGAGGAGCTCTTTACCATGAGAAGATATTTAGCATTCTTCCTGGCTTCAGCTACAATgacttaattttgaaaatagttGATTTCTTAAGGCCTGCTAATAAGCGTGAGTATTTTCCTTACATTGTAGATTTTCTTGGAAACAGAATTGTTCTACAAAGGTATCCGTCCTGCCATTAACGTTGGTTTGTCTGTATCCCGTGTTGGATCTGCTGCCCAAACCAGGGCCATGAAACAGGTAATTCGCATCACTTTGTCATTAGGTTAAAAATCAAAGTGTATGGTGGTCTGTGTCATTGAGGTAAGTATTTTTGTATTGTGTGAATTAACCATTTCTGTATTTCAGGTGGCAGGTACCATGAAACTGGAATTGGCTCAGTATCGTGAGGTTGCTGCTTTTGCCCAATTTGGTTCTGACCTCGATGCTGCCACTCAACAGCTCTTGAGTCGTGGTGTGCGTTTGACTGAGTTGCTGAAGCAAGGACAGTATGGTGAGTTGTACTTTTCCATTTGGTCAAGTTCCTACTATGTGTTAGGACCTGGGAATATCACATAGCTCCTTATAAGAATATGTGCTGTTAGTCTTTGATCAGAGATATTGTCTTTTGAATGTGATTGATACCTGTGTTACTTAATTAAAGTACAGTCCTTATCATTTGAATTTAAATGTGAGGAAAGGTGTACTAATACCCTTCTTTTGGGAGTTAAGACATAGTAGATTCCATTCCTCCCCACCATCGCCCTCTTGGCTATATGATTGTGGAATTTGGCAGATTTAAAAGAATGTTAgtgtcgggaattccctggcagtccagtggttaggactctgccaagggcctgggttcgatccctgatcagggaactaaggtcctgcaagcttTGTGGGTgcggcctaaaaaaaaaaattaaaaaaaaaaaaagaatgttaatgtGTACTACCTTGCTATAAAATTTCAGCAAGTTATTTATACCCAAAAGAATATAAATGCTGCTGGATGATATACAGTGCTCATGGAATATGCTCAGAGGTTACACTTCAAGGCTTACCATCATGAGGAAAAAACTGATGCAGGgcggggaggtgggaaggagtaCTGATGTGGAGTTTCCACTTGTGAAAGTAGGCGATCTGTAGACACGTGTTAATAATTTGTGGAAAAAGTAAGTTTCTCTGACTTTGGAAACATGGCATTTATTTGTTGAGCAACTCACTTACTTGTTTTCAGCTCCCATGGCTATTGAAGAGCAAGTGGCTGTTATCTACGCTGGTGTCAGGGGGTATCTTGATAAGCTGGAGCCCAGCAAGATCACAAAGTTTGAGAATGCTTTCTTGTCTCATGTTATCAGCCAACATCAAACCCTGTTGGGCAAAATCAGGTATGAACACAACTGATGTCTTCTCTTTTGTAAGCTTTAAAATGTAAAGTCTTGTTAAAATTCTTTTGAATTCTGTAATTAAGCTAGTCATTGAATTTTTATCCAGGTCAGAACTGAtctgcttttgttttcaaaatagggCTGATGGAAAGATCTCAGAAGAGTCAGATGCAAAGATGAAAGAGGTTGTAACAAACTTCTTGGCTGGGTTTGAAGCTTAAACTCCTATGGATTCACGTCAAATGCCAGATTTGGTTTTGTCATTGTTTCTTCTTGTTGCATTTATAAAAGGATTATTCCAATACTTCAGATGTACAGTAATCACATTAAAATAAAGGTTCCATATTGGCTTGGTGGCTTTCTATAgattctttttgcggtacgcgggcctctcactgctgtggcctctcccgttgcggagcacaggctccggacgcgcaggcccagcagccatggctcacgggcccagccgctccgcggcatgtgggatcc
This genomic interval from Phocoena phocoena chromosome 13, mPhoPho1.1, whole genome shotgun sequence contains the following:
- the ATP5F1A gene encoding ATP synthase subunit alpha, mitochondrial isoform X1; the protein is MLSVRVAAAVARALPRRAGLVSKNALGSSFIAVRNLHASNSRLQKTGTAEVSSILEERILGADTSVDLEETGRVLSIGDGIARVHGLRNVQAEEMVEFSSGLKGMSLNLEPDNVGVVVFGNDKLIKEGDIVKRTGAIVDVPVGEELLGRVVDALGNAIDGKGPIGSKTRRRVGLKAPGIIPRISVREPMQTGIKAVDSLVPIGRGQRELIIGDRQTGKTSIAIDTIINQKRFNDGTDEKKKLYCIYVAIGQKRSTVAQLVKRLTDADAMKYTIVVSATASDAAPLQYLAPYSGCSMGEYFRDNGKHALIIYDDLSKQAVAYRQMSLLLRRPPGREAYPGDVFYLHSRLLERAAKMNDAFGGGSLTALPVIETQAGDVSAYIPTNVISITDGQIFLETELFYKGIRPAINVGLSVSRVGSAAQTRAMKQVAGTMKLELAQYREVAAFAQFGSDLDAATQQLLSRGVRLTELLKQGQYAPMAIEEQVAVIYAGVRGYLDKLEPSKITKFENAFLSHVISQHQTLLGKIRADGKISEESDAKMKEVVTNFLAGFEA
- the ATP5F1A gene encoding ATP synthase subunit alpha, mitochondrial isoform X2; protein product: MLSVRVAAAVARALPRRAGLVSKNALGSSFIAVRNLHASNSRLQKTGTAEVSSILEERILGADTSVDLEETGRVLSIGDGIARVHGLRNVQAEEMVEFSSGLKGMSLNLEPDNVGVVVFGNDKLIKEGDIVKRTGAIVDGPIGSKTRRRVGLKAPGIIPRISVREPMQTGIKAVDSLVPIGRGQRELIIGDRQTGKTSIAIDTIINQKRFNDGTDEKKKLYCIYVAIGQKRSTVAQLVKRLTDADAMKYTIVVSATASDAAPLQYLAPYSGCSMGEYFRDNGKHALIIYDDLSKQAVAYRQMSLLLRRPPGREAYPGDVFYLHSRLLERAAKMNDAFGGGSLTALPVIETQAGDVSAYIPTNVISITDGQIFLETELFYKGIRPAINVGLSVSRVGSAAQTRAMKQVAGTMKLELAQYREVAAFAQFGSDLDAATQQLLSRGVRLTELLKQGQYAPMAIEEQVAVIYAGVRGYLDKLEPSKITKFENAFLSHVISQHQTLLGKIRADGKISEESDAKMKEVVTNFLAGFEA
- the ATP5F1A gene encoding ATP synthase subunit alpha, mitochondrial isoform X3 → MPLTLVFRRLALLRNVQAEEMVEFSSGLKGMSLNLEPDNVGVVVFGNDKLIKEGDIVKRTGAIVDVPVGEELLGRVVDALGNAIDGKGPIGSKTRRRVGLKAPGIIPRISVREPMQTGIKAVDSLVPIGRGQRELIIGDRQTGKTSIAIDTIINQKRFNDGTDEKKKLYCIYVAIGQKRSTVAQLVKRLTDADAMKYTIVVSATASDAAPLQYLAPYSGCSMGEYFRDNGKHALIIYDDLSKQAVAYRQMSLLLRRPPGREAYPGDVFYLHSRLLERAAKMNDAFGGGSLTALPVIETQAGDVSAYIPTNVISITDGQIFLETELFYKGIRPAINVGLSVSRVGSAAQTRAMKQVAGTMKLELAQYREVAAFAQFGSDLDAATQQLLSRGVRLTELLKQGQYAPMAIEEQVAVIYAGVRGYLDKLEPSKITKFENAFLSHVISQHQTLLGKIRADGKISEESDAKMKEVVTNFLAGFEA